One part of the Arabidopsis thaliana chromosome 1 sequence genome encodes these proteins:
- the NUA gene encoding nuclear pore anchor (nuclear pore anchor (NUA); FUNCTIONS IN: molecular_function unknown; INVOLVED IN: poly(A)+ mRNA export from nucleus, stamen development, negative regulation of protein sumoylation, negative regulation of flower development; LOCATED IN: cytosol, nuclear envelope, nucleolus, chloroplast; EXPRESSED IN: 26 plant structures; EXPRESSED DURING: 14 growth stages; CONTAINS InterPro DOMAIN/s: Tetratricopeptide, MLP1/MLP2-like (InterPro:IPR012929); Has 30201 Blast hits to 17322 proteins in 780 species: Archae - 12; Bacteria - 1396; Metazoa - 17338; Fungi - 3422; Plants - 5037; Viruses - 0; Other Eukaryotes - 2996 (source: NCBI BLink).), which produces MPLFMPDEELARLSSDAASVVAERADEYIRKIYAELDSVRAKADAASITAEQTCSLLEQKYLSLSQDFSSLESQNAKLQSDFDDRLAELAQSQAQKHQLHLQSIEKDGEVERMSTEMSELHKSKRQLMELLEQKDAEISEKNSTIKSYLDKIVKLTDTSSEKEARLAEATAELARSQAMCSRLSQEKELTERHAKWLDEELTAKVDSYAELRRRHSDLESEMSAKLVDVEKNYIECSSSLNWHKERLRELETKIGSLQEDLSSCKDAATTTEEQYTAELFTANKLVDLYKESSEEWSRKAGELEGVIKALEARLSQVESSYKERLDKEVSTKQLLEKENGDLKQKLEKCEAEIEKTRKTDELNLIPFSNFTRRVDNSGTSNMIEESQAVISKVPAGVSGTALAASLLRDGWSLAKIYEKYQEAVDAMRHEQLGRKEAEMILQRVLSELEEKAGFIQEERGEYERVVEAYCLVNQKLQDSVSEQSNMEKFIMELKADLRRRERENTLLQKDISDLQKQVTILLKECRDVQLRCGAARDDDEDDYPLLSDVEMEMESEADKIISEHLLKFKDINGLVEQNVKLRNLVRSLSEQIESRETELKETFEVDLKNKTDEASAKVATVLKRAEEQGQMIESLHTSVAMYKRLYEEEQKLHSSDSRSSDLSPAVVPGRKNFLHLLEDSEEATKRAQEKAFERIRILEEDFAKARSEVIAIRSERDKLAMEANFAREKLEGIMKESERKREEMNSVLARNIEFSQLIIDHQRKLRESSESLHAAEEISRKLSMEVSVLKQEKELLSNAEKRASDEVSALSQRVYRLQATLDTVQSTEEVREETRAAERRKQEEHIKQLQREWAEAKKELQEERSNARDFTSDRNQTLNNAVMQVEEMGKELANALKAVSVAESRASVAEARLSDLEKKIRSSDPKTLDMDSGGIVSLSDKEMSIELRTAKEEIEKLRGEVESSKSHMLQYKSIAQVNETALKQMESAHENFRLEAEKRQRSLEAELVSLRERVSELENDCIQKSEQLATAAAGKEDALLSASAEIASLREENLVKKSQIEAMNIQMSTLKNDLETEHEKWRVAQRNYERQVILLSETIQELTKTSQALAALQEEASELRKLADARGIENSELNAKWSEEKLMLEQQKNLAEKKYHELNEQNKLLHSRLEAKHLNSAEKNSRSGTISSGSTDSDHLEDSGLQRVVHYLRRTKEIAETEISLMRQEKLRLQSQLESALKMAESARGSLTAERASTRASLLTDDGIKSLQLQVSEMNLLRESNMQLREENKHNFEKCQEMREVAQKARMESENFENLLKTKQTELDLCMKEMEKLRMETDLHKKRVDELRETYRNIDIADYNRLKDEVRQLEEKLKAKDAHAEDCKKVLLEKQNKISLLEKELTNCKKDLSEREKRLDDAQQAQATMQSEFNKQKQELEKNKKIHYTLNMTKRKYEKEKDELSKQNQSLAKQLEEAKEEAGKRTTTDAVVEQSVKEREEKEKRIQILDKYVHQLKDEVRKKTEDLKKKDEELTKERSERKSVEKEVGDSLTKIKKEKTKVDEELAKLERYQTALTHLSEELEKLKHADGNLPEGTSAVQVLSGSILNDQAAAYVSAVEYFERVARSIASNSQVSTKPTDMVTEPSSGIPAAEPSTMTRVPSSTPLIKSPVATTQQLPKVASDNKEKRLISQKPSTEFRRPSGRRIVRPQLVKPEESPKVDVDMPEAEGTGDEGKQPAAHEPESQVTTSVRPVQTLVRKRQADSLVSEPQQDSLTQGETSSEIAPPASKKAKGSESHPDTSEGENLAKEPAIDELMDATTTTDGDNEETEAENAEEKTEEYVEAQQDNEADEPVEESPTETETIPTEEESRDQTEEENQEPLTDMESDKEEGELDLDTLEDLEEGTDVASMMRSPEKEEVQPETLATPTQSPSRMETAMEEAETTIETPVEDDKTDEGGDAAEEAADIPNNANDQQEAPETDIKPETSAATTSPVSTAPTTSSTLASAITSSGAPETEDPKRAPSPGGGSSTIVTLADRAQMKRRERIANIVVSRAPNPATRGARGRTVNLRGGGRLLPRGGRAPRGGRGQSPSPP; this is translated from the exons ATGCCCTTGTTTATGCCTGACGAAGAGCTGGCGCGGCTATCTAGCGACGCCGCGTCGGTGGTTGCGGAGAGAGCCGACGAGTACATACGAAAGATATACGCCGAGCTGGATAGTGTTCGAGCCAAGGCTGACGCTGCTTCCATCACGGCGGAGCAGACGTGTTCGCTTCTCGAGCAGAAGTACCTCTCGCTGTCTCAGGATTTCTCTTCCCTTGAATCTCAGAACGCGAAGCTTCAGTCTGATTTCGATGATCGTTTAGCTGAGCTTGCACAGTCTCAAGCGCAGAAGCACCAGCTTCATTTGCAATCG ATTGAGAAGGATGGAGAGGTAGAGAGGATGTCGACGGAGATGTCAGAGCTTCATAAGTCTAAGAGGCAACTGATGGAGTTATTGGAGCAGAAAGATGCCGAGATTAGCGAGAAGAATTCCACTATCAAGAGCTACTTAGATAAAATT GTTAAGCTGACGGATACTAGTTCGGAGAAGGAAGCCCGACTAGCTGAAGCCACCGCAGAATTGGCCCGTTCTCAAGCTATGTGTAGTCGGTTATCTCAG GAGAAAGAACTCACTGAAAGGCATGCCAAATGGCTAGATGAGGAGTTGACAGCCAAAGTCGACAGTTACGCTGAACTCCGTAGAAGGCATTCTGATCTTGAATCTGAAATGTCAGCAAAGCTTGTAGAT GTtgagaaaaattatattgagTGCTCTAGTTCGTTAAATTGGCATAAGGAAAGATTGAGGGAGCTCGAAACGAAAATCGGTTCATTACAAGAG GACCTCAGCTCTTGCAAAGATGCAGCAACGACCACTGAAGAGCAATACACTGCTGAACTTTTCACT GCGAACAAGCTTGTTGATCTGTACAAGGAAAGTTCCGAGGAATGGTCTAGAAAGGCTGGTGAACTTGAGGGTGTTATTAAGGCCTTAGAG GCACGCTTGAGCCAAGTCGAGAGTAGTTACAAGGAGAGACTTGATAAAGAAGTGTCTACAAAACAGCTGTTAGAGAAG GAGAACGGAGaccttaaacaaaaacttgagAAGTGTGAAGCAGAAATTGAGAAAACTAGGAAAACAGATGAGCTAAATCTGATACCTTTCAGCAATTTCACAAG ACGGGTTGACAATTCTGGGACCAGCAACATGATAGAGGAAAGCCAAGCAGTTATTTCTAAGGTTCCTGCTGGTGTGTCAGGAACTGCACTAGCAGCTTCACTCTTACGTGATGGATGGAGT CTGGCCAAAATTTATGAGAAGTATCAGGAGGCTGTTGATGCCATGAGGCATGAGCAATTAGGTAGAAAGGAAGCTGAGATGATACTTCAACGG GTGTTATCCGAATTAGAAGAGAAAGCCGGATTTatccaagaagaaagag GGGAGTATGAGAGGGTGGTTGAAGCTTATTGTCTAGTTAATCAAAAACTCCAGGATTCTGTATCTGAACAATCAAATATGGAGAAGTTCATTATGGAGCTAAAG GCTGACTTGAGGAGACGGGAACGTGAAAACACACTATTGCAGAAAGATATATCTGACCTACAGAAACAG GTTACGATACTACTGAAGGAATGTCGTGACGTCCAACTTCGATGTGGAGCTGCcagggatgatgatgaagatgattatCCTCTGCTCTCTGATGTGGAGATGGAAATGGAATCTGAAGCTGATAAAATCATTTCTGAGCATCTt CTAAAGTTCAAAGATATAAATGGACTAGTTGAGCAGAATGTTAAGCTGAGAAACCTTGTTCGTAGTCTTTCAGAGCAGATTGAAAGTAGGGAAACAGAGCTGAAG GAAACGTTTGAGGTAGACCTGAAGAATAAGACTGATGAAGCTTCTGCCAAGGTAGCTACCGTGCTAAAAAGAGCTGAAGAGCAGGGACAAATGATTGAATCCCTGCACACATCT GTTGCAATGTATAAGCGGTTATATGAAGAGGAACAGAAACTTCATTCATCTGATTCTCGTTCTTCAGATTTGTCTCCAG CTGTAGTGCCAGGAAGGAAGAACTTCTTACATCTGCTTGAGGATTCAGAG GAAGCTACTAAAAGAGCCCaagaaaaagcttttgaaCGCATCCGGATTCTCGAAGAAGATTTTGCGAAGGCTAG GAGTGAAGTAATTGCAATAAGGTCTGAACGGGATAAGTTGGCGATGGAGGCAAATTTTGCTAGGGAAAAATTAGAGGGCATCATGAAAGAATCTGAACGCAAG agagaagaaatgaataGCGTTTTGGCAAGAAACATAGAGTTCTCACAGCTAATCATTGACCACCAGAGGAAATTGCGCGAGAGCTCCGAGTCTCTGCACGCAGCGGAAGAGATCTCCAGAAAATTATCTATGGAG GTCTCAGttctaaaacaagaaaaagagctGTTATCAAATGCTGAAAAAAGAGCGTCTGATGAAGTCTCTGCTCTATCTCAAAGAGTTTACCGTCTTCAG GCTACCTTGGATACTGTACAAAGTACAGAGGAAGTTCGTGAG GAAACAAGAGCTGCCGAGAGAAGGAAACAAGAGGAGCATATTAAGCAACTTCAG AGAGAATGGGCTGAAGCCAAAAAAGAATTGCAAGAAGAAAGGAGCAATGCACGGGATTTTACTTCGGACCGGAATCAAACTTTGAACAATGCTGTAATGCAGGTAGAAGAAATGGGAAAAGAATTGGCTAATGCCTTGAAGGCTGTCTCAGTGGCAGAGTCCAGGGCTTCTGTCGCTGAG GCTAGACTTTctgatttggagaagaagatacgaTCTTCAGATCCTAAG aCTCTTGATATGGATAGTGGTGGAATTGTCTCTCTTTCGGATAAGGAG ATGTCCATCGAACTGCGTACCGCAAaggaagaaattgaaaaattgaGGGGAGAAGTAGAATCTAGTAAAAGCCACATGCTCCAG TACAAGAGTATAGCTCAGGTGAATGAAACTGCATTAAAGCAGATGGAGTCTGCTCATGAGAACTTCAGACTTGAG GCTGAAAAGAGACAACGATCATTGGAAGCAGAACTTGTTTCTCTTAGGGAGAGGGTGTCAGAACTTGAAAACGACTGTATTCAGAAATCCGAGCAACTAGCCACTGCTGCTGCAGGAAAAGAAGATGCTCTTCTATCAGCATCGGCTGAAATTGCAAGtctgagagaagaaaacttagTTAAAAA GTCCCAAATTGAAGCAATGAATATCCAAATGTCCACTTTGAAGAATGACCTGGAGACTGAACATGAGAAATGGCGTGTTGCTCAGAGAAATTATGAAAGACAG GTTATTCTGCTGTCTGAAACTATTCAGGAGCTTACGAAAACATCACAAGCCTTAGCAGCCCTTCAAGAGGAGGCATCTGAACTACGTAAATTGGCTGATGCACGGGGAATTGAAAAT TCTGAGCTTAATGCCAAGTGGAGTGAAGAGAAATTGATGCTAGAGCAGCAAAAGAATCTGGCTGAGAAAAAGTATCATGAACTTAATGAACAG AACAAATTACTCCATAGCAGACTTGAAGCTAAGCATCTTAACTCGGCTGAGAAGAACAGCCGTTCTGGCACAATATCATCTGGAAGCACTGACTCGGATCACCTTGAAGATTCGGGTTTGCAAAGAGTAGTTCATTATCTACGCAGAACCAAGGAAATA GCTGAAACAGAGATCTCACTAATGAGACAGGAGAAACTTCGGTTGCAGTCGCAA CTTGAGAGTGCATTGAAGATGGCAGAATCTGCCCGGGGTTCACTTACTGCTGAGCGCGCCAGTACGAGAGCCTCATTATTGACCGACGATGGAATCAAATCTCTTCAGCTTCAG GTTAGTGAGATGAACTTGCTCCGTGAAAGCAACATGCAACTCAGGGAGgaaaacaaacacaatttTGAGAAGTGTCAG GAAATGCGTGAGGTAGCTCAAAAGGCTAGGATGGAATCTGAAAATTTCGAAAATCTATTAAAGACAAAGCAAACAGAGTTGGACTTGTGTATGAAAGAGATGGAAAAGCTAAGGATGGAGACAGATCTTCACAAAAAGAGGGTTGATGAG TTGCGGGAGACATACAGAAACATTGATATTGCTGACTACAACCGCCTCAAAGATGAAGTGCGGCAATTAGAG GAGAAACTGAAAGCAAAAGATGCTCATGCTGAAGATTGTAAGAAAGTTCTGTTAGAGAAGCAGAATAAGATATCTCTTTTGGAGAAGGAGCTAACTAACTGCAAAAAAGATCTGAGTGAGAGGGAGAAGAGGCTAGATGATGCTCAGCAAGCACAG GCTACTATGCAGTCAGAGTTCAATAAGCAGAAACAAGAGttagagaagaacaagaaaattcACTATACTCTGAATATGACCAAG AGAAAATACGAAAAAGAGAAGGATGAATTGAGCAAACAAAACCAGTCACTCGCTAAACAGTTGGAAGAAGCCAAAGAAGAGG CTGGAAAGAGAACAACAACAGATGCTGTGGTGGAGCAGTCCGTTaaggagagagaggaaaaagaaaaaagaattcag ATTTTGGATAAGTATGTTCATCAACTGAAAGACGAGGTAAGGAAAAAAACcgaagatttgaagaaaaaggatGAGGAGTTAACTAAAGAGAGATCAGAACGCAAGTCTGTTGAGAAGGAAGTTGGAGACTCCTtgaccaaaattaaaaag gagaaaacaaaagtggaCGAAGAGCTTGCTAAGCTCGAGAGGTATCAGACAGCATTGACCCATCTCTCTGAAGAACTGGAAAAATTGAAGCACGCGGATGGCAATCTCCCTGAG GGTACTTCAGCTGTCCAGGTTCTATCTGGAAGCATACTGAATGACCAAGCCGCTGCTTACGTGTCAGCTGTAGAGTACTTTGAACGTGTGGCTCGTTCTATTGCCAGCAATTCTCAAGTCAGCACTAAGCCTACTGATATGGTGACTGAACCTTCCTCTGGCATTCCTGCTG CTGAGCCTTCAACCATGACGAGAGTCCCTTCTTCAACACCTTTAATAAAATCTCCGGTGGCAACTACCCAGCAGCTACCCAAAGTAGCGTCagacaacaaagagaagagattgatttCACAGAAACCAAGCACTGAGTTCCGTAGACCAAGTGGTAGGAGGATTGTTCGTCCCCAACTTGTCAAACCTGAGGAATCTCCCAAAGTTGATGTTGATATGCCAGAAGCTGAGGGAACTGGTGATGAAGGAAAACAGCCTGCAGCCCATGAACCAGAGAGCCAAGTGACTACATCTGTACGGCCTGTTCAAACACTTGTCCGTAAACGCCAGGCTGATTCGTTGGTTTCTGAGCCACAACAAGATAGTCTGACTCAAGGGGAAACCAGTTCTGAGATTGCACCTCCTGCATCGAAGAAGGCAAAAGGATCTGAGTCTCATCCTGATACTTCCGAAGGTGAAAACCTTGCAAAAGAGCCAGCCATAGACGAATTGATGGATGCTACAACTACAACTGATGGTGAcaatgaagaaacagaagccGAGAATGCAgaggagaaaacagaggaatatGTGGAAGCACAACAAGACAATGAAGCTGATGAACCAGTGGAAGAAAGTCCAACTGAGACAGAAACCATTCCTACCGAAGAAGAGTCTAGGGATCAGaccgaagaagaaaaccaagaGCCTCTTACAGATATGGAATCCGATAAGGAAGAAGGAGAGCTCGATCTAGATACACTTGAAGATCTGGAAGAGGGTACAGATGTAGCAAGCATGATGAGGAGcccagagaaagaagaagtgcAACCTGAGACGCTAGCTACACCCACACAGTCACCTTCTAGGATGGAGACAGCAATGGAGGAAGCTGAAACAACCATTGAGACGCCGGTTGAAGATGATAAGACCGACGAAGGAGGTGATGCAGCTGAAGAAGCCGCTGATATACCTAACAATGCTAATGATCAACAAGAAGCACCAGAAACTGACATCAAGCCAGAGACCTCAGCAGCTACAACCTCCCCTGTTTCTACCGCTCCAACAACTTCCTCTACTCTAGCTTCTGCTATTACTTCAAGCGGAGCTCCAGAAACAGAAGATCCAAAAAGAGCACCGTCACCAGGTGGTGGAAGTTCAACTATTGTGACACTAGCTGATAGAGCACAGATGAAAAGACGAGAAAGAATAGCCAATATAGTAGTAAGTCGAGCTCCTAATCCAGCCACCAGAGGAGCTCGTGGTCGAACTGTAAACCTTCGAGGAGGAGGCCGATTGTTGCCTCGTGGTGGTCGAGCCCCACGTGGTGGACGTGGACAATCCCCGAGCCCACCATGA